The following nucleotide sequence is from Megalops cyprinoides isolate fMegCyp1 chromosome 6, fMegCyp1.pri, whole genome shotgun sequence.
AGGACTGGCTCCGTATGGGGTTCAGTAGCTGTAGTTGTAGCACTTCTCGGTATTACTGCATTAGTTGAAACAAGCACGTTATTTTATTGGCTGTTCccagtgtgtggttgtgtatatGGTCTCATCAAACGCCTTGCTTGGAGAGTCTCTGCCATGAGTCAGTGGAAGTGAAACAGTGCCTCCTGTCACTGCGCTTTCCTTCCAACTCCACGCTCAGCAGCACTTTGGCTTTTCACCAGTGCTGCAGTCGGTCACTTTCACTTCAATCAGTGGAGGAACAGCCAGCTGGAAGCAATTACACAAACGGTTCTTTAATTCTGAGGGACTGTGAGGACGGCGAGTGGGCCTTATCCACCAAATGAAATGTGCCTGCCTCTGACCGGCCCTGCCTGGACTGCAGTCACACCAGCACACATCGTGGAACATTAAAAAGCAGGACCTGATACTGAAAAACAACGctgtatttattacatatatctgctcacacacaacacagtaaTGCTTCACTCAGTTCATTACAAAGGTACATTGCAGTGCGTGTCTTCCCAACTGCATCTCGGTGCTCCTCCCTCTGAGGGTCTGGAACTACAGCCCAGAACTCCAAGATGAGCCCACTTCACTACAAATATGCTTTCCTCAAAATATTAgcaaaatttccaaaaaaaaaaagacaggccATACGGCACACCATCATATTCCTGAGGCTCATGACTTCTGATTTTCTGAGTGTCTGGGGTTTATATCCGCACACCATTTGATATTTTCTCCCTCAAAAAGTCAAGACATGTTTTctgaataatataaaaatgaatatggagAATTTCTCGAGAGGGTTTGAGAAGCAGACACCACAGAAGGGATAGAGGCAATCCTCAGCgtctctctgaaacagcaggagaaTGGGGCCTGACCCCACACTTCTGCAGGTATTTGTACCAAACGCTGCAACCATTTTAGTGTGACTGTATCAGAGGTATCTAGGGCCAAAGCTTGTGGCCAGGAGAACATAATCTACACAAAGACCATGTGAGAACAGAAGACAAATACGAgtaaaaaatgttcaaagaaaaacagttgTACCAGCCATTATACTCCATTTTGAAATAAGTCCAGGTGACAGTGTGCATTCAATAACTGTACACTAATCGCTTCAGAAAAAGCAACAGTATTTAATGCTTACACCAATTGGACTAGTACAAAGAATCCctttaacaaaaatgtaatattagaATGCACTATTCACAATCttgtattcaaaatgttttggggTGTGcagacgcacatacacacacacatgcgcacgcacatgcgcacacgcgcacacacacgtaaacactgcaaaatgatgACAGTGCGGGGACACAAAGGGAATGTCTCCTCCGCCCAGAGAATGTCCAACTCCATGACTAATATTTAAATGGCAGGAAAGCGCAGGACTAGGCAGTGTCCGTTTCTATGAGAACAGCCTTTTGGCGAGGTAACCCACCCCTCCAGGTGAGTGGCGCTGTATCGGCAGCGTAGCCGTGGTAACCTCCCATTGCAGCCCCTCCCACCTGGCACTAACACACCACAGAAActcacccctctctcagtgGAGGTTTACAGAAGTGGACAATTTCTTTGACGTGTCCCTGACGAGTTCGGTTTGTGTCACATCACTGTGCAGTGCAAGACCATTTCCATAGAAAGCCAGACTTTCACAgatgagggggtgtgtgtgtgtgtgtgtgtgtgtgtgtgtgtgcaccgcCCACACTAAGCGGACATCTTTAAAccccaaaacaaatgtttaaaagtaATGAGTTAACAATCCAAACTGCCAACACATCAGAACCTACAAAGACCATCCCAGCATGTGGgagtctctccctcttcccagAATTATATACAATTGAACCAGTTAAATGTAAGATCAAGTCAGCTGTGGTAGAGTGAGGTATGGAGTGGGCGTGGCCAGAGGCCGCCCAGTAGCAGTACACCGGATAACTGAGCTGCAGCATGCACTGCAggctgagagtgggaggagccCCACACCCCAGGAGAGAAGAGACGGAAAATACACCATATTAAAAACGTTTACACAAGCAGCAAAACAGGACCTGAAATGCCCCCCCCAAAATGCTCTGCCCTTCCAATTTAAAACAATCTGTTAAACTCCTCACATGGGGATATCATCCCAGGCTTTTTATATTCATCATTTTCTCTAAAGTTTGCGGTTTGCTGACGATTCCTCCTCCGCTACCTGAGTGCAGCCAGACTGCCTGCAGCAagtgaggtaaaaaaaaaaaaaaaatcccagattGAACCAGAGGTGGGGAcacatccccccctcccctccagggCTTAACTGAAGAGTTTAACTCAGCCACTCCCTGGCATTCAAGCACACCATTCAGACAGGCAGGCAAGTGAGGGAGTTCTACAGCTGCTGGCTTTAATGCTAGACTGACCTGAATGAAAGAGCACTGCAGTACTACAGCAGCCCTGCCACTTCTGTGCCATGTTTGGCTGCCCAGCAAGTGACCTACCCTTTTAGCACCATGTCAGTGGCCCGCTACACACTCCAACAAAACCACCGCGTAACGGCGGCCCTTCACCTCCTTCTGCTACATTCACCCCTCACTACAAACACTCTGACAGTAgtataataaaaacatgtacaatGCTTTCAGGTCTCATGCAACAAAAAGCACCTTTTAAAACGACAACCTATGTATTCGGTAAAGGAGGGAGGCAGGAACTGAACTTCTGTGGAGCTACACTATGCAGAGGTCGGCtacaaaacactacacactAGGACCAAGGGCAGAAGCACTCACCACAATACGCTACAACAATCTACCTCATAACCATCCCTAGcctaaatgaatgaaaggagTCAATTTCTCTGGAATTaccacgcaaacacacacacaatcaacaaAATTACAAAGGAGGAAAAGTAAATACACAAATTCAACTTTGCCCAGTAGGAAAGACCACCATGTGCACTGGTCTGAAAGCCTGCTATGAAACAGTGGGGAGTTGCCAGTTAGTCCTTTTCTTTTACAGATACATAAATATGGATAGGCAGAACATAATCATtacagatatatttatatagaaaAGTTTCCTTCCAGTGCCGTTGCAAGTATCAGGTATATAAGACCACACCCCCCCTCTGTGGGGGGTGAGAAccgggggtggggtggtttTGGAGTTTCAGTCcagctgtgattgacaggaagTCAGTACGTTGAATGATGAGGTAGTGCACAGTAGCGGCAGTTACTGctcttcgtcctcctcctcttcctcagaggACTCCTTCGCTCCCTGCTCTTCTTTCTCCTGCAAAGCAATGCACAGCCAGTCACCTCTCCTGCAGCGCAGGAATGGCCAGCCTGCCGGGTAATCGCTGCACTCTCCCCCAAGCGGCACGGGGCACGGGCCAGCCTGCTGGGTAATCGCTGCACTCTCCCCCAAGCGGCACGGGGCATGGGCCAGCCTGCCGGGTAATCGCTGCACTCTCCCCCAAGCGGCACGGGGCACGGGGCCAGTCacctctcctgcagcacaggAATGGCCAGCCTGCCGGGTAATCGCTGCACTCTCCCCCAAGCGGCACGGGGCACGGGGCCAGTCACCTCTCCTGCAGCGCAGGAATGGCCAGCCTGCCGGGTAATCGCTGCACTCTCCCCCAAGCGGCACGGGGCATGGGCCAGCCTGCCGGGTAATCGCTGCACTCTCCCCCAAGCGGCACGGGGCATGGGCCAGCCTGCCGGGTAATCGCTGCACTCTCCCCCAAGCGGCACGGGGCACGGGCCAGCCTGCCGGGTAATCGCTGCACTCTCCCCCAAGCGGCACGGGGCACGGGGCCAGTCACCTCTCCTGCAGCGCAGGAATGGCCAGCCTGCCGGGTAATCGCTGCACTCTCCCCCAAGCGGCACGGGGCATGGGCCAGCCTGCCGGGTAATCGCTGCACTCTCCCCCAAGCGGCACGGGGCACGGGCCAGCCTGCCGGGTAATCGCTGCACTCTCCCCCAAGCGGCACGGGGCATGGGCCAGCCTGCCGGGTAATCGCTGCACTCTCCCCCCAAGCGGCACGGGGCACGGGGCCAGTCACCTCTCCTGCAGCGCAGGAATGGCCAGCCTGCCGGGTAATCGCTGCACTCTCCCCCAAGCGGCACGGGGCATGGGCCAGCCTGCCGGGTAATCGCTGCACTCTCCCCCAAGCGGCACGGGGCATGGGCCAGCCTGCCGGGTAATCGCTGCACTCTCCCCCAAGCGGCACGGGGCACGGGCCAGCCTGCCGGGTAATCGCTGCACTCTCCCCCAAGCGGCACGGGGCACGGGGCCAGTCACCTCTCCTGCAGCGCAGGAATGGCCAGCCTGCCGGGTAATCGCTGCACTCTCCCCCAAGCGGCACGGGGCACGGGCCAGCAGCCCGTTTCTGCACCACACAGACGCAAACCCACAACACCTCAGCGTCCGAAAACACCGGCAACCAGCGTTCAAACGGAGACGCATCAGATTACAAATGATCTGTTCAACCAAACTCAGCAAAACTCAGCTACTTtaactaacaaaaacaaaaacattcataaaatgtcAGATGCTGTCAAAGTGAAATAGAAAGATGGAAGAGAATACTCCAGGGACTGAAAGCTTACCATAAGGGAGATATGAATAGAATGGGTGTAAAGTCTCAACAGCATTCTCTCCAAAGCTTACAGTATCTCTCTACCCACACACCCGAGATTACACTGTTTTGGACACGTTTGCATTCCTGTTCCCTGAGATGAAATGATATGACAAAATTAATTACCCATGCtagacaaaaaagagaaaccgAATGGGGAGCGGAAAACCTTTCCCCCTCCTGAGCTGGGACTCCAGCCTGGACTAAGCACTGGCTTATGTGAGCTCAGCAGCACATAGGAGAGAAACACACTTAACCGCTGAGTGGCACCTTTGAGTGGGTCATTAACGCTAAAGACCCCGAAATGCTAGACTTACTGCCAGTGTTCACTGAGCCAAATACTACAAAGGGAATGATCACTCAGTTAATTGGTTGCATCAAACTACTGTTTAACCAGTAAAGGGTAAAAACACTGAATGGCCAATGCCAATGGCACAAAACGCCCAGCGGTGCGGAAACACGCCCCCAGCCGTGCGGAAACGCGCCCCCAGCGGCGAGCGGTGCGGAAACGCGCCCCCAGCGGCCCGGAAACACGCCCCCAGCGGCCCGGAAACACGCCCCCAGCGGCCCGGAAACACGCCCCCAGCGGCCAGCGGCCCGGAAACACGCCCCCAGCGGCGAGCGGCCCGGAAACACGCCCCCAGCGGCGAGCGGCCCGGAAACGCGCCCCCAGCGGCGAGCGGCCCGGAAACGCGCCCCCAGCGGCGAGCGGCCCGGAAACGCGCCCCCAGCCGCGAGCCGTGCGGAAACGCGCCCCCAGCCGCGAGCAGTGCGGAAACGCGCCCCCAGCCGCGAGCGGCCCGGAAACACGCCCCCAGCGGTGCGGAAACGCGCCCCCAGCAGCGAGCGGTGCGGAAACGTGCCCCCAGCGGCCCGGAAACACACTCCCGGCCGCGAGCGGTGCGGAAACACGCCCCCAGCCGCGAGCGGTGCGGAAACACGCCCCCAGCCGCGAGCGGTGCGGAAACACGCCCCCAGCCGCGAGCGGTGCGGAAACGCGCCCCCAGCCGCGAGCGGCCCGGAAACACGCCCCCAGCGGTGCGGAAACGCGCCCCCAGCAGCGAGCGGTGCAGACACACGCCCCCAGCGGCGAGCGGTGCGGAAACACGCCCCCAGCGGCGAGCGGTGCGGAAACACGCCCCCAGCGGCGAGCGGTGCGGAAACACGCCCCCAGCGGCGAGCGGTGCAGACACACGCCCCCAGCCGTGAGCGGTGCGGAAACACGCCCCCAGCGGCGAGCGGTGCGGAAACACGCCCCCAGCGGCGAGCGGTGCGGAAACACGCCCCCAGCGGCGAGCGGTGCGGAAACACGCCCCCAGCGGCCCGGAAACACGCCCCCAGCGGCCCGGAAACACGCCCCTAGCCGCGAGCGGTGCGGAAACACACCCCCAGCGGCCCGGAAACACGCCCCCAGCGGCGAGCGGTGAGGAAACACGCCCCCAGCGGCGAGCGGTGAGGAAACACGCCCCCAGCGGCCCGGAAACACGCCCCCAGCGGCCCGGAAACACACCCCCAGCGGCCCGGAAACACACCCCCAGCGGCCCGGAAACACGCCCCCAGCGGTGCGGAACATCATCTTACCTCCTTCTTGGGCCTGCCCCTGCGCTTCTCCTCGACAGCGCCCACAGCTTTctgttcaaaacaaacacacattttacacactttCATTCCTTCCAAACTCTTTAAAATGATAAGTCCACCTCAGACTGTCTCCATCACTGCTACAGCTCACACAAAAGAGCAAATTACCACCTCAAACCAACCTCCATGATTAGCAGGATCACTTAACTACAGTAACGGAGTCAATATTAAGGTCAGTTGACTAAGAGTCAGAAATTATGCTACCAGTTTACTTGTCGGATCAAGTAATGAAGCCAAGCCATCAATATTTTGTAAGTGACAGACAACTATCAGTACACAGAAACTCAGTTTTGTAGTGTAAACCTCATCCAAACTTTCTCcgtaatgcattaaaatgtgaccATGTAGTGATAAAAGctgccaccagagggcactTCCGAGGCGGAGACTGGCGGGAGGTTATCGGGTTCATAGGATATTATTGTGCAGGCTGACAGCAGCGAGTGCGTGGTCTGGGCTGGAGAGCAGCTGCTGGGAGCCAGCACACTGGGCCACGGGCAGAGAGAATGTCTGCCGTCACCATGGTGACCGCCGACAGTGGGAACAATGAGGGGGTGTCAGATTGGAAGCCAGCGGACGACTGCTGCACCTGCAGCGAGCGCTAGAGTGGAAAGCCCTTAGGATTGTGGGAAGTGGAGTATTTTACTGCAGTAAATTCCCCTGCCCAATTACCAgtacaggaaaacaaaaacagtcttACACTGGTGACAGTGCAGACACAGCACCTTGCACACTGACCGCTGGGATCGTACCCAGGTACCCTGCGTCAGGCCACAGAACAGTTTCAGCTGGGCCCATACAACAGAAAGAGGACATGCATCAGACATGGCTGACAATGTCACAGTGGGAGGAGCTTACTTTGCTCTTGCTGGTGGTCTTGTTCTTGCTGCCCTTCGGTCTGCCTCTGGGTCTCTTTGGAGTGGGAGACCCACTGGGCTCCTGTGGGGGAAATAACCATTCAGAGGTTaaaactaacaataataatctgTACTCATTACATTAAGTAATAACTGCAGCAGAAATATGATGAAGTGTGTATAGACCAATCAGGAGCAGGAAAGCACACCCAGCTGCACTGTGAGAGTAAGGTGGGGCAGTAATAATCAGTGACAGTACAACACTGCCAATGGCTACACCGGTTAGACAGGCTGAAGGACAAAGAAAGGGCACAAGGCCCGAAAGAAGAGCCTTCGGTGTCTGAGGcgaggatggagagagaaggtgCTTCTCCCTCCCTGCACCTGCACACAGGTGACTGAGGCCAGCCGTTCAGCACTCTTTAGGATAAGGTAATAATCCAGTCGCCTGAAAACACACCTGACATTATGCACACTATGTTCGATGCATTTGCTGTGCTGgtccataaaaatgtaaactgcaaGTATGACTGGGGAAGGTAACGTTCCTCTGAGGGCAACCTTGGTCCTCCCAGGCCACTGCAGAGGCTGACAGTAGAACAGCAGGCCTTCCAGGTCTCCAGAGTCAAGCCTCAAGACGGAAACGGGTCGACGGGCCGCGTCTTGCGAATGGGCAGCGAGGAAGCAGCTTCACGCGtcctgcagcaggaagcagcgCGCTGCACTTTTACTCAAAGATCCAGAAACACCTCAGCCGCAATCCCCATGACCCACTTCAGACAGAGCTGCATTGCCACAGCAAGCTTCAGATCTGAGTGAGTCTGGCCTCCGGCCACAGGGGGGCGCTGTGGACCCTGCTGTGCCACCCATGAGCAAAGGGCCTGCTTTAGATCTGTAAAACATGAGCAATGGAAGTGGCCCTGCAAGAAGGTGGCAGCGCAGCGCTGTGGCCGGGAGGCCGCGTTCTCACCCAGCCTCGCAGCAGAGACGGGAGAGATTCTCCCCAGTGCACAGCTGTGAGTGTGCAGGGAAACGGCGTGTCCGTGTCTGCATGGAGAACAGGCCTCATCAGGAGCCGAAAGCTGCGGGTGAGCGCAGATATCAGCTCTTATTTATACAGAACAGAGTCCCTGAAATTTCAGACATTTAAttttgcaatgcattctggAATTAATATATTAGATGCACATGTTTGCACTTTGACAAATGGTACGCAAAATACAGAGGCTTTTTGCATCATCCTCTATCTACCCCTCACTGAGGCGTGTTTAACCGTTCTGCTGGACACTAACCATCTTACAACACTTTAACAGGAAAGACCATAAAAAATAGCACAACGAAGTCCGTCAATTCACTGCATGATCCTTGAGGTTCGCACCGTTCCTGGCAGCCGCTGTAGGAGTCTGGGTAATTGTATCCCCTACAGTTGCCTCATATTCACACATCCCACAGACCAGGGAGAGTCTGGAGAGCCATGTGACAGCATGTCTGCAGAGTAAACGGTCCACAGAAAATGACTATAGCGGCACAATAACCCAGGTACAGCTTTCTTTCATCCATCCGACACAGAGGCGCAGAGCCCGACCTTCACTGCCACTCAGCATGGAAGAGCAAACCCATACACTCTAAATAGAGAGCCAGGAGCCCTTCGGGAAGCCAGGGAGGCGTCACTCAATGCTGAGGCTACATTAAACCTGCTCCTGTATCAGCACCAGATGGAAGAGGCTGCACTCTCCTGAGTAACAATCTGTTTCACACTGTATAACTCCCCCAGCATGGCATGTTTTGTATGCAccttaaaacatgaaatggaaaG
It contains:
- the LOC118779700 gene encoding high mobility group protein HMG-I/HMG-Y-like; translation: MSDPSAKGNQAVSQKDKDGAEKRGRGRPRKQPKEPSGSPTPKRPRGRPKGSKNKTTSKSKKAVGAVEEKRRGRPKKEEKEEQGAKESSEEEEEDEEQ